The DNA window AGGACGGCGAGGCCTTTATCTTCAAGCTGTACTACGACTATGGATCGATTCTGGACGGCGACCTTGGAGGGGTGGCGTATTACTCCGTGATTGACGGGACCATCACGTTTGAGCCGCGGAGTGCGCCCTATGTCGCCGGATCGGTCGATGCCGTAGCCGAGGTCATCCGATACGTCGATCCGGACTCAACGATCGGGTACGAGATCGTCCGCGACACAACGACGATCTCCGGTAAGTTCCAGGCAAAGGACTCGGAAACCATCGTGACCGTCCCAACGGGATCTCCAACAGCACACTAGTGGTGCGTTCCCGCCAGGTTGGGCAAGAACGCTGGGCTGTGGACTATGCTCAGGCTGCTGAATGCCGTATGCAACACCGCGTATTCAATTCAGCACCCGTCCCCTCATCTTAACTGACCACTCGCGGCGTTTCCATTTTCCCGGTGGGGGGCATTCTCACTCCATTCCGGTGTTGCTCACAAAGGCGATTTGCTCCCCGTCCGGTGACCATGACGGTACGTTGATGGTGCCCTGCCCGCCGTACACGTAGGCAATCACCTCCGGCTCGCCCCCGTCCGTGGGCATCCGGCGCAGGTACACCTGCTTGTAGAAGGGATGATCGCCGGGCGGGACGCTGGGGCGGTACGAGAGAAAGACGATCGATTCGCCGTCCGGCGACACGTGGGGAAACCAGTTGTTGAAGCGATCGTCGGTGAGCTGTTCCTGCTCACTCCCGTCGGGCGCCATCCGCCAGATCTCCATGCTGCCGGTGCGGACGGAGTTGAAGTAGATGTGCTCGCCATCCGGTGTATACTCGGACCCATCGTCCAGCCCCTCTGCCGTAGTCAGGCGTACCTCCTCGCCGCCGTCCACCGGAATCTTGTAGATGTCGTATTCGCCGTTGCGGGCTCCGGTGTAGGTGAGCCAGTTCCCGTCGGGCGACCAGCCGTGCAGGTACGACGGCCCGTTCGGGGTCACCTGCGTCGGCGTGCCACCTTCAATGGGCACGGTGTAGATGATGGAGTTGCCGTCGTGCGACTCCGGATGATGGCTGATGCCGAGCTGCTCTCCGTCGAAGGAAATGACGTGGTCGTTGTTATTGGCATCCGCAAAGCCGGTGTCGATCTCTTTCGGCGTCCGTGTGTCGAGGTCAAAGCGGTAGAGCAGCCCGTCGCTGTTGTAGATGAGCGATTCGCCATCCGGCGTCCAGTTGGGCGCCTGCAACGAGCGGGGCTCCTCGTGCACCACGGTGCGGTGACCGCTTTCCACGTCCATCGTTTCCACCCGACTGCCGAGGTACTCGTCGTACTGCGAGAGGGTGTCCGACGCTGGTGTTACGATGCGTACGTTCCGGAACGTGGCCGTCTCGGGGCTTCCTTCCGCGGGAGAATGCACGAAGAGGCCGACGTACACGCTGTCGCCCAGGGCAACGTCCGACACTTCAGTTCGGGTGAATGGGTTGCCCGCCCGCGCCACCGCCATCGTATAGGTGCTGTCGTCGCGGGCGAGTTGAATGACGTTCGCCCCAGTCACGGACGATTGGATCTCGTGGGTGCTGTCCCCGGCAGCGCGCCGATACTGGAGGGCCGCCTGCCCGTTGCCGGGGACGGAAGCCCTCACGTGCGCCGCGTCGGGGGAGAGGTCTGAACGGATGACCCAGCCCATCCGTCGGTTCTCGTCTGCCCCTTCGGCCGTGAATGCCCCGCGTGCCCGGAGGAGCACGTCGCCACGGACCCGGCGCCACGCAAGATGGACGCCATTCTCCTGCGTTTGTCCGCTCGTCATGCGGTAGGTTTGACTATCGGCCTCGTACTGCGTCGCTCCGGCCGCCTCGACGACGCCTACGTCGGTCTGCCCTTCGAAGGCCCCGAGGTTGGGGGAGGCCGGGTCGGA is part of the Salinibacter sp. 10B genome and encodes:
- a CDS encoding DUF5050 domain-containing protein produces the protein MNTVPSRLLLPFCVPFLFLASCDSPSSDPASPNLGAFEGQTDVGVVEAAGATQYEADSQTYRMTSGQTQENGVHLAWRRVRGDVLLRARGAFTAEGADENRRMGWVIRSDLSPDAAHVRASVPGNGQAALQYRRAAGDSTHEIQSSVTGANVIQLARDDSTYTMAVARAGNPFTRTEVSDVALGDSVYVGLFVHSPAEGSPETATFRNVRIVTPASDTLSQYDEYLGSRVETMDVESGHRTVVHEEPRSLQAPNWTPDGESLIYNSDGLLYRFDLDTRTPKEIDTGFADANNNDHVISFDGEQLGISHHPESHDGNSIIYTVPIEGGTPTQVTPNGPSYLHGWSPDGNWLTYTGARNGEYDIYKIPVDGGEEVRLTTAEGLDDGSEYTPDGEHIYFNSVRTGSMEIWRMAPDGSEQEQLTDDRFNNWFPHVSPDGESIVFLSYRPSVPPGDHPFYKQVYLRRMPTDGGEPEVIAYVYGGQGTINVPSWSPDGEQIAFVSNTGME